A window from Mustela erminea isolate mMusErm1 chromosome 17, mMusErm1.Pri, whole genome shotgun sequence encodes these proteins:
- the IGSF8 gene encoding immunoglobulin superfamily member 8 encodes MGALRPSPRLPPPLLLLMLGVQCLAREVLVPKGPLYRVAGTAVSISCNVSSYDGPAQQDFEWFFYRPEVPEAALGIVSTKDPRFSYAVFGPRVAAGEVQVQRLQGDAVVLRITRLQAQDAGIYECYTPSTDARYLGSYSGKVELRVLPDALQVSAAPPGPRGRQAPISPPRLTVHEGQELALGCLARTSTQEHTHLAVSFGKAVPEAPVGRATLQEVVGLRPDLAVEAGAPYAQRLATGELRLAKEGAEQYRMVLGGAQAEDAGTYHCTAAEWIQDPDGSWAQIAEKRAVLAHVDVQTLSSQLAVAVGPGERRIGPGEPLELLCNVSGALPPPGRHAAYSVGWEMAPAGAPGPGRLVAQLDTEGVGSLGPGYEGRHIAMEKVASRTYRLRLEAARPGDAGTYRCLAKAYVRGSGARLREAASARSRPLPVHVREEGVVLEAVAWLAGGTVYRGETASLLCNISVRGGPPGLRLAASWWVERPEAGELSSGPAQLVGGVGQDGVAELGVRPGGGPVSVELVGPRSHRLRLHGLGPEDEGVYHCAPSAWVQHADYSWYQAGSARSGPVTVYPYMHALDTLFVPLLVGAGVALVTGATVLGTITCCFMKRLRKR; translated from the exons ATGGGCGCCCTCCGTCCCTCGCCGcggctgccgccgccgctgctgctgctaaTGCTGG GAGTGCAGTGCCTCGCCCGGGAGGTGCTGGTCCCCAAGGGGCCGCTGTACCGAGTGGCCGGCACGGCCGTCTCCATCTCCTGCAACGTGAGCAGCTACGATGGCCCCGCCCAGCAGGACTTCGAGTGGTTCTTCTACCGGCCCGAGGTCCCCGAGGCGGCGCTGGGCATCGTCAGTACCAAGGACCCCCGGTTCTCGTACGCGGTCTTTGGGCCCCGCGTGGCGGCCGGCGAGGTGCAGGTGCAGCGTCTGCAGGGGGACGCCGTGGTGCTCCGGATCACCCGCCTCCAGGCCCAGGACGCGGGCATTTACGAGTGCTACACGCCGTCCACCGACGCCCGCTACCTGGGCAGCTACAGCGGCAAGGTGGAGCTGAGAG TTCTTCCAGATGCCCTGCAGGTGTCTGCTGCCCCCCCAGGGCCTCGAGGCCGCCAGGCCCCAATTTCACCCCCTCGCCTGACCGTGCATGAGGGGCAGGAGCTGGCGCTGGGCTGCCTGGCACGGACGAGCACGCAGGAGCACACGCACCTGGCCGTGTCCTTCGGGAAAGCGGTGCCCGAGGCACCAGTGGGGCGAGCAACTCTGCAGGAAGTGGTGGGGCTCCGGCCGGACTTGGCCGTGGAGGCCGGGGCTCCCTATGCCCAGCGGCTGGCCACCGGGGAGCTGCGGCTGGCCAAAGAGGGGGCTGAGCAGTACCGCATGGTGCTGGGGGGTGCCCAGGCAGAGGACGCGGGCACCTACCACTGCACAGCGGCCGAGTGGATTCAGGACCCCGACGGCAGCTGGGCCCAGATCGCCGAGAAGAGGGCGGTCCTGGCCCACGTGGACGTGCAGACGCTGT CCAGCCAGCTGGCGGTGGCTGTAGGGCCCGGGGAACGTCGGATCGGCCCAGGAGAGCCCTTGGAACTGCTGTGCAACGTGTCAGGGGCCCTGCCTCCACCAGGCCGCCACGCAGCGTACTCTGTGGGCTGGGAGATGGCACCCGCGGGGGCACCGGGGCCTGGCCGCCTGGTAGCCCAGCTGGACACAGAGGGCGTGGGCAGCCTGGGCCCGGGCTACGAGGGCCGGCACATTGCCATGGAGAAGGTGGCGTCCAGAACCTACCGCCTGCGGCTGGAGGCCGCCAGGCCGGGGGATGCGGGTACCTACCGCTGCCTCGCCAAGGCCTACGTCCGAGGGTCTGGGGCTCGGCTTCGAGAAGCAGCCAGTGCCCGCTCCCGGCCGCTCCCCGTGCACGTACGGGAGGAAG GGGTGGTGCTGGAGGCCGTGGCGTGGCTGGCAGGGGGCACCGTGTACCGCGGCGAGAcggcttccctgctctgcaaCATCTCGGTGCGGGGCGGCCCCCCAGGGCTGCGGCTGGCGGCCAGCTGGTGGGTGGAGCGACCCGAGGCCGGGGAGCTGAGCTCTGGCCCTGCCCAGCTGGTGGGCGGCGTGGGCCAGGACGGTGTGGCGGAGCTGGGCGTCCGGCCCGGAGGAGGGCCCGTCAGCGTGGAGCTGGTGGGGCCCCGGAGCCATCGGCTGCGCCTGCATGGCCTGGGGCCCGAGGATGAAGGCGTGTACCACTGTGCCCCCAGCGCCTGGGTGCAGCATGCCGACTACAGCTGGTACCAGGCCGGCAGTGCCCGCTCGGGGCCCGTCACGGTGTACCCCTACATGCATG CCCTGGACACCCTGTTTGTACCCCTGCTGGTGGGTGCCGGGGTCGCCCTCGTCACCGGCGCCACCGTCCTTGGCACCATCACCTGCTGCTTCATGAAGAGGCTGCGAAAACGGTGA
- the KCNJ9 gene encoding G protein-activated inward rectifier potassium channel 3, which translates to MARAGAPRSPGREPPRRRGRQRYVEKDGRCNVQQGNVREPGRYLTDLFTTLADLQWRLSLLFFVLAYALTWLFFGAIWWLVAYGRGDLEHLGDAAWTPCVNNLNGFVAAFLFSIETETTIGYGHRVITDQCPEGIALLLLQAILGSMVNAFMVGCMFVKISQPNKRAATLVFSSHAVVSLRDGRLCLMFRVGDLRSSHIVEASIRAKLIRSRQTLEGEFIPLHQTDLSVGFDTGDDRLFLVSPLVISHEIDAASPFWEASRRALERDDFEIVVILEGMVEATGMTCQARSSYLVDEVLWGHRFTSVLTLEDGFYEVDYASFHQTFEVPTPSCSARELAEAAARLDAHLYWSIPSRLDEKVEEEGAGEGAGAEAGADKEQNGCLPPPESESKV; encoded by the exons ATGGCGCGCGCCGGTGCCCCCCGCTCCCCGGGCCGCGAGCCCCCGCGCCGCCGCGGCCGCCAGCGCTACGTGGAGAAGGACGGCCGCTGCAACGTGCAGCAGGGCAACGTGCGCGAGCCGGGCCGCTACCTGACCGACCTGTTCACCACGCTGGCCGACCTGCAGTGGCGCCTCAGCCTGCTCTTCTTCGTGCTCGCCTACGCGCTCACCTGGCTCTTCTTCGGCGCCATCTGGTGGCTCGTGGCCTACGGCCGCGGCGACCTGGAGCACCTGGGCGACGCGGCGTGGACGCCGTGCGTCAACAACCTCAACGGCTTCGTGGCCGCCTTCCTGTTCTCCATCGAGACGGAGACCACCATCGGCTACGGCCACCGCGTCATCACCGACCAGTGCCCCGAGGGCAtcgcgctgctgctgctgcaggccATCCTGGGCTCCATGGTGAACGCCTTCATGGTGGGCTGCATGTTCGTCAAGATCTCGCAGCCCAACAAGCGCGCCGCCACGCTCGTCTTTTCGTCGCACGCCGTCGTGTCGCTGCGCGACGGCCGCCTCTGCCTCATGTTCCGCGTGGGCGACCTGCGCTCGTCGCACATCGTCGAGGCCTCCATCCGCGCCAAGCTCATCCGCTCGCGCCAGACGCTGGAGGGCGAGTTCATCCCGCTGCACCAGACCGACCTCAGCGTGGGCTTCGACACGGGCGACGACCGCCTCTTCCTCGTGTCGCCGCTCGTCATCAGCCACGAGATCGACGCCGCCAGCCCGTTCTGGGAGGCGTCGCGCCGCGCCCTGGAGAGGGACGACTTCGAGATCGTCGTCATCCTGGAGGGCATGGTGGAAGCCACGG gaatgACTTGCCAAGCTCGGAGTTCCTACCTCGTGGACGAGGTTCTGTGGGGCCACCGCTTCACGTCAGTGCTCACCCTGGAGGATGGCTTCTATGAGGTGGACTATGCCAGCTTCCACCAGACCTTTGAGGTGCCCACGCCCTCGTGCAGCGCCCGGGAGCTGGCCGAAGCCGCTGCCCGCCTCGACGCCCATCTGTACTGGTCCATCCCCAGCCGGCTGGatgagaaggtggaggaggagggggccggggagggggcgggggcagaggctGGCGCTGACAAGGAGCAGAACGGCTGCCTGCCGCCCCCAGAGAGTGAGTCCAAGGTGTGA